Proteins encoded in a region of the Tripterygium wilfordii isolate XIE 37 chromosome 21, ASM1340144v1, whole genome shotgun sequence genome:
- the LOC119989196 gene encoding protein FLOWERING LOCUS D-like isoform X4, translating into MDSSSEVPDQLFSLSSIEIIAHTPEPIPIPIPIPIPIPIPESTSAPSLTSNPNPSPVQFFPFSVPKKPRRGPPQRGSARTSFHILPPPLPPHYLSSDTTTITATNVSNNNFSHPSSSSSSMLNPNNYSLPDFSDEIIVINKESTAEALIALSAGFPADSLTDEEIEAGVVSVVGGIEQVNYTIIRNHIIAKWRENISNWVNKEMFINSIPKHCNSLLNSAYNYLVSHGYINFGVAPAIKEKIPAEPSKPSIVIIGAGLSGLAAARQLMRFGFKVTVLEGRKRAGGRVYTKRMEGGGGNKVSAAADLGGSVLTGTLGNPLGILARQLGHSLHKVRDKCPLYQMDGKPVDLDLDRKVETAFNRLLDKASRLRQLMGDVSVDVSLGAALETFRQVYDDAVNGEEMNLFNWHCANLEYANAGLLSKLSLAFWDQDDPYDMGGDHCFLPGGNGRLVQALAENVQILYDKTVHTIRYGSDGVQVIAGNQVFEGDMALCTIPLGVLKSGSVKFIPELPQRKLDGMKRLGYGLLNKVAMLFPYVFWEMDLDTFGHLTDDASTRGEFFLFYSYSPVAGGPLVIALVAGEAAHKFESMPPTDAVTKVLQILKGIYEPRGINVPEPIQTVCTRWGSDPFCLGSYSNVAVGASGDDYDIMAESVGDGRLFFAGEATNRRYPATMHGAFLSGLREAANMSRYARTRAMRMKVNRNPSKNAYSCASLLADLFREPDLEFGSFSVILGRKNVDPKSTAILRVTFNEPRKKNLEGSKPNQKHSHKVLFQQLQSHFNQQQQLHVYTLLSEQQALELREVRGGDEMRLNYLCENLGVKLVGRKGLGPTADSLIASIRAERGHRKPASTSVALKSGGRGASKLKTGNLKQKLEGKSSKQQ; encoded by the exons ATGGATTCTTCAAGCGAAGTTCCTGATCAATTATTTTCTCTCTCGTCTATCGAAATCATCGCTCACACTCCGGAACcgatccccatccccatccccatccccatccccatccccatcccggAATCAACTTCAGCTCCATCACTAACatctaaccctaaccctagtcCTGTTCAATTCTTCCCCTTCTCCGTTCCCAAGAAGCCAAGGAGAGGCCCTCCACAACGCGGGAGTGCAAGGACTTCGTTTCATATCCTTCCACCACCACTTCCTCCCCATTATCTCTCCTCcgacaccaccaccatcaccgcAACCAATGTCAGCAACAACAATTTTTCccatccatcttcttcttcttcttcaatgttAAACCCTAATAATTACTCTCTGCCTGATTTTAGTGATGAGATCATAGTGATCAACAAGGAGTCGACGGCCGAGGCATTAATTGCGCTCTCTGCGGGGTTCCCTGCTGATTCCCTCACTGACGAGGAAATTGAGGCAGGTGTTGTTTCTGTCGTAGGTGGCATCGAGCAGGTCAATTACACCATCATACGCAATCACATTATTGCTAAATGGCGCGAGAATATCTCAAATTGGGTGAATAAGGAGATGTTCATCAACAGCATACCAAAGCACTGTAATTCTCTCCTGAATTCAGCTTATAATTATTTGGTTTCCCATGGATATATTAATTTTGGGGTTGCCCCAGCAATTAAGGAGAAAATTCCGGCCGAGCCTAGCAAGCCAAGCATTGTGATCATAGGTGCTGGGCTTTCTGGTTTGGCTGCAGCACGCCAGTTAATGAGATTTGGCTTCAAGGTGACAGTTTTGGAGGGTAGGAAGCGCGCTGGTGGCCGGGTTTACACAAAGAGAATGGAGGGTGGGGGCGGGAACAAAGTAAGTGCTGCTGCGGATTTAGGTGGTAGTGTATTGACAGGTACATTGGGTAACCCACTTGGGATTTTGGCACGGCAGTTGGGGCATTCCCTTCATAAAGTGAGAGATAAGTGTCCACTTTACCAAATGGATGGGAAGCCAGTTGATTTAGATTTGGATAGGAAGGTGGAGACTGCATTCAACCGTTTGTTGGACAAGGCTAGTAGGCTTAGGCAGTTGATGGGAGACGTTTCAGTTGATGTATCACTAGGGGCAGCATTAGAGACATTTAGGCAGGTTTATGATGACGCTGTGAATGGGGAGGAGATGAACTTGTTCAATTGGCATTGTGCAAATTTGGAGTATGCTAATGCTGGGTTATTGTCAAAACTTTCACTCGCCTTTTGGGATCAAGATGATCCATATGATATGGGAGGGGATCACTGCTTCCTGCCTGGAGGGAATGGGAGGCTTGTTCAAGCTCTGGCAGAGAATGTGCAAATTTTGTATGATAAAACAGTGCATACTATCAGGTATGGCAGTGACGGAGTGCAGGTCATTGCAGGGAATCAAGTTTTTGAGGGTGATATGGCTTTGTGCACCATTCCACTTGGGGTTTTGAAGAGTGGGTCTGTTAAATTTATTCCTGAGTTGCCTCAGAGAAAGCTTGATGGGATGAAGAGGTTGGGATATGGTTTGTTGAACAAAGTTGCTATGCTTTTTCCTTACGTATTCTGGGAGATGGATCTTGATACCTTTGGGCATCTGACTGATGATGCAAGCACTCGAGGGGAGTTCTTTTTGTTTTATAGCTATTCGCCGGTTGCTGGTGGACCTCTCGTGATTGCTTTAGTAGCAGGAGAGGCTGCACACAAGTTTGAGAGCATGCCCCCAACTGATGCAGTGACCAAAGTTCTTCAAATTCTCAAGG GTATTTATGAACCACGGGGAATCAATGTCCCTGAGCCCATCCAGACTGTCTGTACTAGATGGGGTAGTGATCCATTTTGCCTTGGCTCTTACTCTAATGTTGCTGTTGGTGCATCCGGGGATGATTATGATATAATGGCAGAAAGTGTGGGAGATGGAAGACTTTTCTTTGCAGGGGAGGCCACTAATAGGCGATACCCAGCAACTATGCATGGAGCATTTCTTAGTGGGCTTCGGGAAGCAGCAAATATGTCTCGCTATGCTAGAACTCGAGCAATGAGGATGAAGGTTAATAGGAACCCGTCTAAGAATGCGTATTCTTGTGCTTCCCTTCTTGCAGATTTATTCAGGGAGCCGGATTTAGAATTTGGGAGTTTTTCTGTTATCCTTGGTCGCAAGAATGTGGATCCAAAGTCGACGGCGATATTAAGGGTGACATTTAATGAGCCTCGAAAGAAGAACCTGGAAGGGTCAAAGCCAAATCAGAAGCATTCCCATAAAGTGCTTTTTCAACAGCTCCAGTCACATTTCAATCAGCAACAACAGCTTCATGTTTACACTTTATTATCAGAACAGCAAGCCCTTGAGCTTAGGGAGGTAAGAGGCGGTGATGAGATGAGGTTGAATTACCTTTGCGAAAATCTAGGAGTGAAGCTGGTGGGAAGAAAAGGTTTGGGGCCTACTGCTGATTCTCTAATTGCTTCCATAAGAGCTGAGAGAGGCCACCGAAAACCTGCTTCAACTTCAGTGGCTCTGAAATCAGGTGGGCGGG GTGCCTCTAAATTGAAAACAGGAAATTTGAAGCAAAAGTTG GAGGGCAAAAGTAGTAAGCAACAATAA
- the LOC119989196 gene encoding protein FLOWERING LOCUS D-like isoform X5 — protein sequence MDSSSEVPDQLFSLSSIEIIAHTPEPIPIPIPIPIPIPIPESTSAPSLTSNPNPSPVQFFPFSVPKKPRRGPPQRGSARTSFHILPPPLPPHYLSSDTTTITATNVSNNNFSHPSSSSSSMLNPNNYSLPDFSDEIIVINKESTAEALIALSAGFPADSLTDEEIEAGVVSVVGGIEQVNYTIIRNHIIAKWRENISNWVNKEMFINSIPKHCNSLLNSAYNYLVSHGYINFGVAPAIKEKIPAEPSKPSIVIIGAGLSGLAAARQLMRFGFKVTVLEGRKRAGGRVYTKRMEGGGGNKVSAAADLGGSVLTGTLGNPLGILARQLGHSLHKVRDKCPLYQMDGKPVDLDLDRKVETAFNRLLDKASRLRQLMGDVSVDVSLGAALETFRQVYDDAVNGEEMNLFNWHCANLEYANAGLLSKLSLAFWDQDDPYDMGGDHCFLPGGNGRLVQALAENVQILYDKTVHTIRYGSDGVQVIAGNQVFEGDMALCTIPLGVLKSGSVKFIPELPQRKLDGMKRLGYGLLNKVAMLFPYVFWEMDLDTFGHLTDDASTRGEFFLFYSYSPVAGGPLVIALVAGEAAHKFESMPPTDAVTKVLQILKGIYEPRGINVPEPIQTVCTRWGSDPFCLGSYSNVAVGASGDDYDIMAESVGDGRLFFAGEATNRRYPATMHGAFLSGLREAANMSRYARTRAMRMKVNRNPSKNAYSCASLLADLFREPDLEFGSFSVILGRKNVDPKSTAILRVTFNEPRKKNLEGSKPNQKHSHKVLFQQLQSHFNQQQQLHVYTLLSEQQALELREVRGGDEMRLNYLCENLGVKLVGRKGLGPTADSLIASIRAERGHRKPASTSVALKSGASKLKTGNLKQKLEGKSSKQQ from the exons ATGGATTCTTCAAGCGAAGTTCCTGATCAATTATTTTCTCTCTCGTCTATCGAAATCATCGCTCACACTCCGGAACcgatccccatccccatccccatccccatccccatccccatcccggAATCAACTTCAGCTCCATCACTAACatctaaccctaaccctagtcCTGTTCAATTCTTCCCCTTCTCCGTTCCCAAGAAGCCAAGGAGAGGCCCTCCACAACGCGGGAGTGCAAGGACTTCGTTTCATATCCTTCCACCACCACTTCCTCCCCATTATCTCTCCTCcgacaccaccaccatcaccgcAACCAATGTCAGCAACAACAATTTTTCccatccatcttcttcttcttcttcaatgttAAACCCTAATAATTACTCTCTGCCTGATTTTAGTGATGAGATCATAGTGATCAACAAGGAGTCGACGGCCGAGGCATTAATTGCGCTCTCTGCGGGGTTCCCTGCTGATTCCCTCACTGACGAGGAAATTGAGGCAGGTGTTGTTTCTGTCGTAGGTGGCATCGAGCAGGTCAATTACACCATCATACGCAATCACATTATTGCTAAATGGCGCGAGAATATCTCAAATTGGGTGAATAAGGAGATGTTCATCAACAGCATACCAAAGCACTGTAATTCTCTCCTGAATTCAGCTTATAATTATTTGGTTTCCCATGGATATATTAATTTTGGGGTTGCCCCAGCAATTAAGGAGAAAATTCCGGCCGAGCCTAGCAAGCCAAGCATTGTGATCATAGGTGCTGGGCTTTCTGGTTTGGCTGCAGCACGCCAGTTAATGAGATTTGGCTTCAAGGTGACAGTTTTGGAGGGTAGGAAGCGCGCTGGTGGCCGGGTTTACACAAAGAGAATGGAGGGTGGGGGCGGGAACAAAGTAAGTGCTGCTGCGGATTTAGGTGGTAGTGTATTGACAGGTACATTGGGTAACCCACTTGGGATTTTGGCACGGCAGTTGGGGCATTCCCTTCATAAAGTGAGAGATAAGTGTCCACTTTACCAAATGGATGGGAAGCCAGTTGATTTAGATTTGGATAGGAAGGTGGAGACTGCATTCAACCGTTTGTTGGACAAGGCTAGTAGGCTTAGGCAGTTGATGGGAGACGTTTCAGTTGATGTATCACTAGGGGCAGCATTAGAGACATTTAGGCAGGTTTATGATGACGCTGTGAATGGGGAGGAGATGAACTTGTTCAATTGGCATTGTGCAAATTTGGAGTATGCTAATGCTGGGTTATTGTCAAAACTTTCACTCGCCTTTTGGGATCAAGATGATCCATATGATATGGGAGGGGATCACTGCTTCCTGCCTGGAGGGAATGGGAGGCTTGTTCAAGCTCTGGCAGAGAATGTGCAAATTTTGTATGATAAAACAGTGCATACTATCAGGTATGGCAGTGACGGAGTGCAGGTCATTGCAGGGAATCAAGTTTTTGAGGGTGATATGGCTTTGTGCACCATTCCACTTGGGGTTTTGAAGAGTGGGTCTGTTAAATTTATTCCTGAGTTGCCTCAGAGAAAGCTTGATGGGATGAAGAGGTTGGGATATGGTTTGTTGAACAAAGTTGCTATGCTTTTTCCTTACGTATTCTGGGAGATGGATCTTGATACCTTTGGGCATCTGACTGATGATGCAAGCACTCGAGGGGAGTTCTTTTTGTTTTATAGCTATTCGCCGGTTGCTGGTGGACCTCTCGTGATTGCTTTAGTAGCAGGAGAGGCTGCACACAAGTTTGAGAGCATGCCCCCAACTGATGCAGTGACCAAAGTTCTTCAAATTCTCAAGG GTATTTATGAACCACGGGGAATCAATGTCCCTGAGCCCATCCAGACTGTCTGTACTAGATGGGGTAGTGATCCATTTTGCCTTGGCTCTTACTCTAATGTTGCTGTTGGTGCATCCGGGGATGATTATGATATAATGGCAGAAAGTGTGGGAGATGGAAGACTTTTCTTTGCAGGGGAGGCCACTAATAGGCGATACCCAGCAACTATGCATGGAGCATTTCTTAGTGGGCTTCGGGAAGCAGCAAATATGTCTCGCTATGCTAGAACTCGAGCAATGAGGATGAAGGTTAATAGGAACCCGTCTAAGAATGCGTATTCTTGTGCTTCCCTTCTTGCAGATTTATTCAGGGAGCCGGATTTAGAATTTGGGAGTTTTTCTGTTATCCTTGGTCGCAAGAATGTGGATCCAAAGTCGACGGCGATATTAAGGGTGACATTTAATGAGCCTCGAAAGAAGAACCTGGAAGGGTCAAAGCCAAATCAGAAGCATTCCCATAAAGTGCTTTTTCAACAGCTCCAGTCACATTTCAATCAGCAACAACAGCTTCATGTTTACACTTTATTATCAGAACAGCAAGCCCTTGAGCTTAGGGAGGTAAGAGGCGGTGATGAGATGAGGTTGAATTACCTTTGCGAAAATCTAGGAGTGAAGCTGGTGGGAAGAAAAGGTTTGGGGCCTACTGCTGATTCTCTAATTGCTTCCATAAGAGCTGAGAGAGGCCACCGAAAACCTGCTTCAACTTCAGTGGCTCTGAAATCAG GTGCCTCTAAATTGAAAACAGGAAATTTGAAGCAAAAGTTG GAGGGCAAAAGTAGTAAGCAACAATAA